Sequence from the Streptomyces sp. NBC_00440 genome:
CTCTGGGCCCTGTTCCACCGCCTGGCCGACGACGGCACCACCCTGCTCGTGTCCTCCCACGTCATGGACGAGGCGGAGCGCTGCCACCGCCTGCTCCTCATGCGCGAGGGCGAGATCCTGGCCGAAGGCACCCCGGACGAACTGCGCACCCGCACCCAGGCCCCGACGGTCGAGGCGGCCTTCCTCCACCTGGTCGACGCGGCACGGAAGAGGGCCCGGTGAACGTCACCCACACCCTCGCCACCACCAGCCGGGTCCTGCGCCAACTGCGCCACGACCCCCGCACGATCGCGCTCCTGCTGCTGATCCCCGCCGTCATGATCACGCTGCTGCGGTACGTGTTCGACGCGTCCCCGCAGACGTTCAACTCGATCGGCGCGTCGCTGCTGGGCATCTTCCCGCTGATCACGATGTTCCTGGTGACCTCCATCGCGACCTTGCGCGAACGCACGTCCGGCACCCTGGAGCGCCTGCTGTCCCTGCCGATCGGCAAGGCCGACATCATCGCCGGGTACGCACTGGCCTTCGGCCTCCTGGCCATCGTCCAGTCCGCCCTGGCCACGGCCCTCTCGGTCTGGCTCCTGGACCTGAACGTCACGGGCTCCCCCTGGCTCCTGCTCCTGGTCGCCCTCCTGGACGCACTGCTGGGCACGGCGCTGGGCCTGTTCGTCTCGGCGTTCGCGGCCTCGGAGTTCCAGGCAGTCCAGTTCATGCCGGCGGTGATCTTCCCCCAGCTGCTGCTCTGCGGCCTGTTCACCCCACGGAACCAGATGCAGCCGCTCCTGGAGGGCCTCTCCAACGTGCTGCCGATGTCGTACGCGGTGGACGCGATGAACCAGGTCATGCACCACAGCGCGGTAACGACGACGTTCGTACGCGACATCGGGATCGTAGGAGGCTGCGCACTCCTGGTCCTGACCCTGGGCGCGGCAACACTGCGCCGCCGGACGACGTAACAGGGGGAGTCCGAGGGGAGACCGCCCCCCCACGTACCACCCGTCGGACACCCCCGCGCCCACCCACCACCCCGATGCAAGGATGACCCGGGAACGGAAGAGACAGACAGACGGACAGGCAGAAAGCCCCAACCGGCGAGGTGAACAGAGCCATGGCCCAGACAGTCGCAGTCCTAGGCACCGGCAAGATCGGCGAAGCCCTCCTGAGCGGAATGCTCCGCGCGGGCTGGCCCCCCGCCAACCTCCTCGTCACCACCCGCCGCCCTGCCCGAGCGGAAGAACTCCGTACCCGCTACGGCGTGGAACCGGTCACCAACCAGGAAGCGGCCGAGCGAGCCGACATCCTCATCCTCACGGTGAAGCCGCAGGACATGGGCAAGCTCCTGGACGAGCTCGCCCCCCACGTCCCCGCGGACCGCCTGGTCATCAGTGGCGCCGCCGGCATCCCCACCTCCTTCTTCGAGGAGCGCCTCGCCGCCGGCACCCCGGTCGTCCGGGTCATGACGAACACCCCCGCCCTGGTGGACGAGGCGATGTCCGTCATCTCGCCCGGCAGCCACGCGACGGAGGCACACCTGGTCCACGCCGATGAGATCTTCGGCGGTGTGGGCAAGACCCTCCGCGTCCCGGAGACGCAGCAGGACGCGGCCACCGCACTCTCCGGCTCCGGCCCGGCGTACTTCTACTACCTGGTCGAGGCGATGACCGACGCAGGAATCCTCCTCGGCCTGCCGCGCGCCCAGGCGCACGACCTGATCGTGCAGGCTGCCATCGGCGCTGCCGTGATGCTCAGGGACAGTGGCGAACACCCGGTGAAACTGCGCGAGGCGGTCACCAGCCCGGCGGGCACCACGATCAACGCGATCCGCGAGCTGGAGAACCACGGCGTACGGGCCGCTCTCATCGCCGCCCTGGAGGCAGCCCGCGACCGCAGCCGCGAACTGGCCTCCGGCAACGGCTGACCCGCCACCCCCAGCCGGCGACGGCTACGGCTCCAGCAGCCCGATGGCCCGGTACGCGGCATCGACCGTGGGCCGGGCCATCGCCCGTGCCCGCGCGGCGCCCCGCCTGAGGACCTCCTCCAGATACCCGGGATCGGCGACCAGTGCCGTATGCCTCTTCTGGAGCGGCCGCAGCAGCTCGACCACCGCGTCGGCCGCGTCCTTCTTCAGCGCCCCGTACGACGCGTACGTCCCGGCGAGCGCTCCGGGCTCCTCCCCCGTACAGGCGCCCAGCACCTCCAGCAGATTGGCGACCCCGGGACTCGCGGCCCGGTCGTAGACGACCTCCGAACCGCTGTCGGTCACGGCCCGCATGACCTTCTTGTGCACCACAGCGGGTTCGTCCAGGAGATAGACGATCCCCGCACCCGAGGCGTGCGACTTCCCCATCTTCGACGTGGGGTCCTGAAGGTCCATGACCCGCGCGGCCACCGCGGGCTCAATGGCCTTCGGTACCACAAAGGTGTGCCCGTACCGCTGGTTGAACCGCACGGCCAGATCCCGGGTCAGCTCGACATGCTGCGTCTGGTCCTCACCGACCGGAACCTCGTCGGCCGAGTACGCCAGGATGTCCGCGGCCATCAGCGCCGGATAGGTGAGAAGGGAGAGCCGCACACTGTCCCCGGCCGTCTTCGCCTGAGCGCTCTTCTCCTTGTACTGGATCATGCGACGCAGCTCGCCGTCGGTGGCGGTGCACTCCATGAGGTACGAGAGCCGGGCGTGCTCGTCGACATGGCTCTGCACGAACACCGTGCACTGCTCGGGGTCCAGCCCGGCCGCCAGCAGCAGCGTCGCCGCCTGCCGGCTCAGTCTCCGCACCCGCGCCGGATCGTGCTCCATGGTCAGCGCATGCAGATCCACCACGCAGAACAGCGCCTCGGCCCGGTACTGATCGTCCTCGGCCCACCGCCGCACGGCACCCAGATAGTTCCCGAGCGTCAGGTGCCCGGTCGGCTTGACCCCACTGAAGATCCGCGTCATTTCTCCACCTCTCGACAGGAGCCGCCGCCACCGACGGCCGACTCCCGGAGGGAGAAACACGAACGGCCGCCGGAGAGGCGGCCGTTGAACGCATACGCGTACATGCAGGTCGCCGTCAGGCGGCCCGCCACCGAAGTGTGTACGCACGCGTCATCATGGCCCCACTGTAGCGCCGGGCCCGCCCGAAGCGGCAGAGGCAGCGGCAGTGGCGAAGGCAGGGCAGCAGCGGTGGCAGCGGCGGTGGCAGGACCGGCTTGACACGGGGTTGACAGCTCCGTAATGTTCTCCGAGCTGTCCGACGTGAGCCCCGGCCCCGGTCGGTCCCCGGACAGCCATTCCGCAACAACCATTCGAACGACCGACGACTTGTCGCGTCATTCCCATGCGCTTTTGCGGAATGAGGAATCCACGTTCGAAAGAACATGACCCCGATTAGCTCGGGCGCCGGGAATCCGCTAATGTCTCACTCGTCGGAACGGCCCAAGGGCCGGGATGGCAAGCCCCGCTGACTGGGAGTCAGGCCCGAAAGGATCTGATAGAGTCGGAACCGCCGGAAAGGGAAACGCGAAAGCGAAGAACTGGAAAGCGAGCCCGGCCGACCGGGAATCGGACACGAAAGAGTCTGATAGAGTCGGAAACGCAAGACCGAAGGGAAAAGCCCGGAGGAAAGCCCGAGAGGGTGAGTACAAAGGAAGCGTCCGTTCCTTGAGAACTCAACAGCGTGCCAAAAGTCAACGCCAGATATGTTGATACCCCGGCCCACCTCTGGTGGGTTGGTGGTTCCTTTGAAAAAGTCCCATTCCGGCCTTCGGGTACGGGGTGGGCAACACACAGCGAGGACGCTGTGGACAGTCGGCCTTATTCCGGTCGATTGTCCCGCTCAACGCGATGTGCACCCAATTACGGGTAAACATTCACGGAGAGTTTGATCCTGGCTCAGGACGAACGCTGGCGGCGTGCTTAACACATGCAAGTCGAACGATGAAGCCTTTCGGGGTGGATTAGTGGCGAACGGGTGAGTAACACGTGGGCAATCTGCCCTTCACTCTGGGACAAGCCCTGGAAACGGGGTCTAATACCGGATAATACCTTCTCCTGCATGGGAGGGGGTTGAAAGCTCCGGCGGTGAAGGATGAGCCCGCGGCCTATCAGCTTGTTGGTGGGGTGATGGCCTACCAAGGCGACGACGGGTAGCCGGCCTGAGAGGGCGACCGGCCACACTGGGACTGAGACACGGCCCAGACTCCTACGGGAGGCAGCAGTGGGGAATATTGCACAATGGGCGAAAGCCTGATGCAGCGACGCCGCGTGAGGGATGACGGCCTTCGGGTTGTAAACCTCTTTCAGCAGGGAAGAAGCGCAAGTGACGGTACCTGCAGAAGAAGCACCGGCTAACTACGTGCCAGCAGCCGCGGTAATACGTAGGGTGCGAGCGTTGTCCGGAATTATTGGGCGTAAAGAGCTCGTAGGCGGCTTGTCACGTCGGTTGTGAAAGCCCGGGGCTTAACCCCGGGTCTGCAGTCGATACGGGCAGGCTAGAGTGTGGTAGGGGAGATCGGAATTCCTGGTGTAGCGGTGAAATGCGCAGATATCAGGAGGAACACCGGTGGCGAAGGCGGATCTCTGGGCCATTACTGACGCTGAGGAGCGAAAGCGTGGGGAGCGAACAGGATTAGATACCCTGGTAGTCCACGCCGTAAACGTTGGGAACTAGGTGTTGGCGACATTCCACGTCGTCGGTGCCGCAGCTAACGCATTAAGTTCCCCGCCTGGGGAGTACGGCCGCAAGGCTAAAACTCAAAGGAATTGACGGGGGCCCGCACAAGCAGCGGAGCATGTGGCTTAATTCGACGCAACGCGAAGAACCTTACCAAGGCTTGACATACACCGGAAAGCATCAGAGATGGTGCCCCCCTTGTGGTCGGTGTACAGGTGGTGCATGGCTGTCGTCAGCTCGTGTCGTGAGATGTTGGGTTAAGTCCCGCAACGAGCGCAACCCCTGTTCTGTGTTGCCAGCATGCCTTTCGGGGTGATGGGGACTCACAGGAGACTGCCGGGGTCAACTCGGAGGAAGGTGGGGACGACGTCAAGTCATCATGCCCCTTATGTCTTGGGCTGCACACGTGCTACAATGGCCGGTACAATGAGCTGCGATGCCGCGAGGCGGAGCGAATCTCAAAAAGCCGGTCTCAGTTCGGATTGGGGTCTGCAACTCGACCCCATGAAGTCGGAGTTGCTAGTAATCGCAGATCAGCATTGCTGCGGTGAATACGTTCCCGGGCCTTGTACACACCGCCCGTCACGTCACGAAAGTCGGTAACACCCGAAGCCGGTGGCCCAACCCCTTGTGGGAGGGAGCTGTCGAAGGTGGGACTGGCGATTGGGACGAAGTCGTAACAAGGTAGCCGTACCGGAAGGTGCGGCTGGATCACCTCCTTTCTAAGGAGCACTTCTTACCAGGCTTCGGTTTGGTCAGAGGCCAGTACACCGGCGGATGTTCGGTGCTGGTTGCTCATGGGTGGAACGTTGACTATTCGGCACGGTTGGTTTGGTTCTGTGAGTACTGCTTCGGCGTGGAAAACAGGTACTGGGTCGGCTGTGCCGGGCACGTTGTTGGGTATCTGAGGGTACGGGCTCACTTGGTGAGCTTGTCCTTCGGTATGCCGGCCCCAGTGAACTCACCGGTTAAGGGTGGGGTGATGGGTGGTTGGTCGTTGTTTGAGAACTGCACAGTGGACGCGAGCATCTGTGGCCAAGTTTTTAAGGGCGCACGGTGGATGCCTTGGCACCAGGAACCGATGAAGGACGTGGGAGGCCACGATAGTCCCCGGGGAGCCGTCAACCAGGCTTTGATCCGGGGGTTTCCGAATGGGGAAACCCGGCAGTCGTCATGGGCTGTCACCCATGCCTGAACACATAGGGCATGTGGAGGGAACGAGGGGAAGTGAAACATCTCAGTACCCTCAGGAAGAGAAAACAACCGTGATTCCGGGAGTAGTGGCGAGCGAAACCGGATGAGGCCAAACCGTATGTGTGTGATACCCGGCAGGGGTTGCGCATGCGGGGTTGTGGGATTGCACTTCAATAGTCTGCCGGCTGTTGGGCAAGTCAGAAACCGTTGGTGTAGGCGAAGGACATGCGAAAGGTCCGGCGTAGAGGGTAAGACCCCCGTAGCTGAAACATCAACGGCTTGCTTGTGTGACTCCCAAGTAGCACGGGGCCCGAGAAATCCCGTGTGAATCTGGCGGGACCACCCGCTAAGCCTAAATATTCCCTGGTGACCGATAGCGGATAGTACCGTGAGGGAATGGTGAAAAGTACCGCGGGAGCGGAGTGAAATAGTACCTGAAACCGTGTGCCTACAAGCCGTGGGAGCGTCGCTCATGTTCTTCGGAATGTGGGTCGTGACTGCGTGCCTTTTGAAGAATGAGCCTGCGAGTTAGCGGTGTGTAGCGAGGTTAACCCGTGTGGGGAAGCCGTAGCGAAAGCGAGTCCTAATAGGGCGTTTGAGTTGCACGCTCTAGACCCGAAGCGGAGTGATCTAGCCATGGGCAGGTTGAAGCGGCTGTAAGAGGTCGTGGAGGACCGAACCCACCAGGGTTGAAAACCTGGGGGATGACCTGTGGTTAGGGGTGAAAGGCCAATCAAACTCCGTGATAGCTGGTTCTCCCCGAAATGCATTTAGGTGCAGCGTCGTGTGTTTCTTGCCGGAGGTAGAGCACTGGATAGGCGATGGGCCCTACCGGGTTACTGACCTTAGCCAAACTCCGAATGCCGGTAAGTGAGAGCGCGGCAGTGAGACTGTGGGGGATAAGCTCCATGGTCGAGAGGGAAACAGCCCAGAGCATCGACTAAGGCCCCTAAGCGTACGCTAAGTGGAAAAGGATGTGGAGTCGCAGAGACAACCAGGAGGTTGGCTTAGAAGCAGCCATCCTTGAAAGAGTGCGTAATAGCTCACTGGTCAAGTGATTCCGCGCCGACAATGTAGCGGGGCTCAAGCGTACCGCCGAAGTCGTGTCATTCCAGCACATACCCCCAACGGGGGCTGGGATGGGTAGGGGAGCGTCGTGTGCCGGGTGAAGCAGCCGCGGAAGCGAGTTGTGGACGGTTCACGAGTGAGAATGCAGGCATGAGTAGCGATACACACGTGAGAAACGTGTGCGCCGATTGACTAAGGGTTCCTGGGTCAAGCTGATCTGCCCAGGGTAAGTCGGGACCTAAGGCGAGGCCGACAGGCGTAGTCGATGGACAACCGGTTGATATTCCGGTACCCGCTTTGAAACGCCCAATACTGAGCCCATTAATGCTAAGGCCGTGAAGCCGTCCTGGACCCTTCGGGGAAAGGGGAGTGGTGGAGCCACTGAACCAAGGTGGTAGTAGGTAAGCGATGGGGTGACGCAGGAAGGTAGTCCAGCCCGGGCGGTGGTTGTCCCGGGGTAAGGGTGTAGCCCGTTATCCAGGTAAATCCGGATGACATGTGGGTGAGACCTGATGCCGAGCCGATTGTGGTGAAGTGGATGATCCTATGCTGTCGAGAAAAGCCTCTAGCGAGTTTCATGGCGGCCCGTACCCTAAACCGACTCAGGTGGTCAGGTAGAGAATACCGAGGCGTTCGGGTGAACTATGGTTAAGGAACTCGGCAAAATGCCCCCGTAACTTCGGGAGAAGGGGGCCATTCCTGGTGATTGGATTTACTCCATGAGCTGGGGGTGGCCGCAGAGACCAGCGAGAAGCGACTGTTTACTAAAAACACAGGTCCGTGCGAAGCCGTAAGGCGATGTATACGGACTGACGCCTGCCCGGTGCTGGAACGTTAAGGGGACCGGTTAGTGACCTTTCGGGGTTGCGAAGCTGAGAACTTAAGCGCCAGTAAACGGCGGTGGTAACTATAACCATCCTAAGGTAGCGAAATTCCTTGTCGGGTAAGTTCCGACCTGCACGAATGGCGTAACGACTTCTCGACTGTCTCAACCATAGGCCCGGTGAAATTGCACTACGAGTAAAGATGCTCGTTTCGCGCAGAAGGACGGAAAGACCCCGGGACCTTTACTACAGTTTGATATTGGTGTTCGGTTCGGCTTGTGTAGGATAGGTGGGAGACTTTGAAGCGGCCACGCCAGTGGTTGTGGAGTCGTCGTTGAAATACCACTCTGGTCGTGCTGGATGTCTAACCTCGGTCCGTGATCCGGATCAGGGACAGTGTCTGATGGGTAGTTTAACTGGGGCGGTTGCCTCCTAAAGAGTAACGGAGGCGCCCAAAGGTTCCCTCAGCCTGGTTGGCAATCAGGTGTTGAGTGTAAGTGCACAAGGGAGCTTGACTGTGAGACCGACGGGTCGAGCAGGGACGAAAGTCGGGACTAGTGATCCGGCAGTGGCTTGTGGAAGCGCTGTCGCTCAACGGATAAAAGGTACCCCGGGGATAACAGGCTGATCTTCCCCAAGAGTCCATATCGACGGGATGGTTTGGCACCTCGATGTCGGCTCGTCGCATCCTGGGGCTGGAGTCGGTCCCAAGGGTTGGGCTGTTCGCCCATTAAAGCGGTACGCGAGCTGGGTTTAGAACGTCGTGAGACAGTTCGGTCCCTATCCTCTGCGCGCGTAGGAATATTGAGAAGGGCTGTCCCTAGTACGAGAGGACCGGGACGGACGAACCTCTGGTGTGCCAGTTGTCCTGCCAAGGGCATGGCTGGTTGGCTACGTTCGGAAAGGATAACCGCTGAAAGCATCTAAGCGGGAAGCCTGCTTCGAGATGAGTATTCCCACCCCCTTTGAGGGGTTAAGGCTCCCAGTAGACGACTGGGTTGATAGGCCAGATGTGGAAGCCCGGTAACGGGTGGAGCTGACTGGTACTAATAGGCCGAGGGCTTGTCCTCAGTTGCTCGCGTCCACTGTGTTAGTTCTGAAATAACGAACGACCGTGTTGTATCCGGTGTTGGTTAATTTCATAGTGTTTCGGTGGTCATTGCGTTAGGGAAACGCCCGGTTACATTCCGAACCCGGAAGCTAAGCCTTTCAGCGCCGATGGTACTGCAGGGGGGACCCTGTGGGAGAGTAGGACGCCGCCGAACAATTTTTAGCCTCAACCCCGAGCTGTAATGGCTCGGGGTTGAGGCATTTTTGCGTTTATGGTCAGGGTATGCGCTACGACCTGGTCATCTTCGACAACGACGGCGTCCTTGTGGACAGTGAGCCGATCTCCAACACCATCCTCGCGGGGTACCTGACCGAGCTGGGGCACCCCACGTCGTACGACGAGTCCGTCCGCGACTACATGGGTGCCGCCGTGCACCGGGTGCACGACACCATCCTGGAGCGGAGCGGACAGCGGCTCCCCGAC
This genomic interval carries:
- a CDS encoding ABC transporter permease produces the protein MNVTHTLATTSRVLRQLRHDPRTIALLLLIPAVMITLLRYVFDASPQTFNSIGASLLGIFPLITMFLVTSIATLRERTSGTLERLLSLPIGKADIIAGYALAFGLLAIVQSALATALSVWLLDLNVTGSPWLLLLVALLDALLGTALGLFVSAFAASEFQAVQFMPAVIFPQLLLCGLFTPRNQMQPLLEGLSNVLPMSYAVDAMNQVMHHSAVTTTFVRDIGIVGGCALLVLTLGAATLRRRTT
- the proC gene encoding pyrroline-5-carboxylate reductase, with product MAQTVAVLGTGKIGEALLSGMLRAGWPPANLLVTTRRPARAEELRTRYGVEPVTNQEAAERADILILTVKPQDMGKLLDELAPHVPADRLVISGAAGIPTSFFEERLAAGTPVVRVMTNTPALVDEAMSVISPGSHATEAHLVHADEIFGGVGKTLRVPETQQDAATALSGSGPAYFYYLVEAMTDAGILLGLPRAQAHDLIVQAAIGAAVMLRDSGEHPVKLREAVTSPAGTTINAIRELENHGVRAALIAALEAARDRSRELASGNG
- the trpS gene encoding tryptophan--tRNA ligase; translation: MTRIFSGVKPTGHLTLGNYLGAVRRWAEDDQYRAEALFCVVDLHALTMEHDPARVRRLSRQAATLLLAAGLDPEQCTVFVQSHVDEHARLSYLMECTATDGELRRMIQYKEKSAQAKTAGDSVRLSLLTYPALMAADILAYSADEVPVGEDQTQHVELTRDLAVRFNQRYGHTFVVPKAIEPAVAARVMDLQDPTSKMGKSHASGAGIVYLLDEPAVVHKKVMRAVTDSGSEVVYDRAASPGVANLLEVLGACTGEEPGALAGTYASYGALKKDAADAVVELLRPLQKRHTALVADPGYLEEVLRRGAARARAMARPTVDAAYRAIGLLEP